A single region of the Palaemon carinicauda isolate YSFRI2023 chromosome 17, ASM3689809v2, whole genome shotgun sequence genome encodes:
- the LOC137656339 gene encoding cilia- and flagella-associated protein 161-like — MERFVATKGTNEFQRDFEPQSGIHQDLRKAAERSRSAEKNFQELSAALLEEGDVSVCPDGLLHFGDTVIIHAPVVQPHKGAPRASFPCTLSATPSKYALLHNTYDDVSLTASPDHHQPVVKNVFTITPRSRNFEDGSILCYGDPFDLTHVAVSGERLYVTSPVGSALHSARESRRQEVLLKTESSSHSAWRLQTHDPSLRLTFEGQPVEVGSRIQLVQTMTNQPMVIEEEFSTNTIFGVINIERKLD, encoded by the exons ATGGAGAggtttgtagcgaccaaaggaactaacgagtttcagcgggactttgaaccccagtctggaattcaccag GACCTCAGGAAAGCCGCTGAGAGAAGTCGAAGCGCCGAGAAAAATTTCCAGGAGCTATCTGCAGCTTTATTAGAAGAG GGAGACGTGTCGGTGTGCCCAGATGGTCTGCTCCATTTTGGTGACACGGTTATCATTCATGCCCCGGTTGTACAACCTCACAAAG GTGCCCCAAGGGCTTCGTTCCCCTGCACGCTGTCGGCCACGCCCTCGAAATACGCCCTCCTCCACAACACCTACGATGACGTGTCTCTAACGGCCAGCCCGGACCATCATCAGCCCGTTGTGAAGAATGTGTTCACCATCACTCC ACGCTCTCGCAACTTCGAAGATGGCAGCATCCTCTGCTACGGTGACCCCTTTGACCTGACCCACGTGGCCGTCAGCGGGGAACGCCTCTACGTCACGTCTCCGGTGGGCTCCGCCCTCCACTCCGCTAGGGAGAGCCGCCGTCAGGAGGTACTCCTGAAGACGGAGTCTAGCTCCCACTCCGCCTGGCGTCTCCAAACTCACGATCCTTCGCTCAGGCTTACTTTCGAAGGGCAGCCCGTTGag GTCGGCTCCAGGATACAACTCGTACAGACCATGACGAATCAGCCTATGGTCATTGAAGAGGAGTTTTCTACTAATACCATCTTTGGAGTG